In Candidatus Methylomirabilota bacterium, a genomic segment contains:
- a CDS encoding helix-turn-helix transcriptional regulator encodes MTERAVKHVRKFLGQRLRALRKQRLLSQERLGERASLSGKFIGEVERGEKSISMDSLYRVSVALGVPLRDLTDVGDKHAPIPTEDAEKIFALVSGRRRPEDVRKAYNVLRAMFGRAS; translated from the coding sequence ATGACCGAACGCGCCGTCAAGCACGTCAGGAAATTCCTGGGACAGCGCCTGCGGGCGCTCCGCAAGCAGCGGCTGCTCAGCCAGGAGCGGCTCGGCGAGCGCGCGAGCCTTTCCGGAAAGTTCATCGGCGAGGTCGAGCGCGGCGAGAAGTCCATCTCGATGGACAGCCTCTACCGCGTCTCGGTGGCGCTCGGGGTGCCGCTCAGGGATTTAACCGACGTGGGCGACAAGCACGCGCCGATCCCGACGGAAGACGCCGAGAAGATCTTCGCCCTGGTGTCGGGGCGGCGCCGCCCCGAGGATGTCCGGAAGGCGTACAACGTCCTGCGCGCGATGTTCGGGCGCGCCTCGTAA